In the Bacteroidota bacterium genome, one interval contains:
- a CDS encoding gliding motility-associated C-terminal domain-containing protein, giving the protein MKRFLLFGVLILIFNTSYSQTISQPDLWFTDACTGNPVGFNYDVGFTIQGTFNSGSEFVIELSDKTGDFSSPTELTRVAYVDGQSDYPDNIVVFDNSLVDGNSYKIRIRSTSPEVFSSESDSITIVSSEELVITADGDTSFCSGGSVTLRSDASVFLTWFKDGVEIVGENSSTLLVTESGQYSIRAFLGICYSESNIIEVVSTNVPTSVIDPNINPEICSSEEFTFKANSIDIDNPVYTWYDESNNVVGTGEEFTTGIAGTYYLETSNHGACSDVSEPVTLTVYDGIAEIEQSSPIKLCEGSDVVLTSKEKNTEYIYHWFKDGIEIIQGIGLIEYSIPGLEINRGKYHLEVETPACNVASADVEVIIKAVPVFSIVEGDQDGCKGDWITLTSSLVDTEYNYQWYYKNSPLVDSISTSIDINISTVTEGDYKLEMNFGGACPVMSDPVTVAMHDFVAEIEQSGPIATCEGTDVVLLSKETNASYTYHWFKDGAEVAQGVGMLEYTVAGLEANSGKYHLEVESPACIYASTGVDVKIKAVPVFSIVEGDQDGCKGDWITLTSSLVDPDYDYQWYFKGSPLVDSTSTSIDVNISTVTEGDYKLEMNFGGACSVMSDPVTIVMHDFVAEIEQTGPIATCEGTDVVLLSKETNASYTYHWFKDGTEVAQGVGMHEYTVTGFEWNSGKYHLEVESPSCTYISEEVEVVVKAVPYSKIIGEFDEEKCEGSEITLQSELDDPDYTYEWYFEGKLISGANTSDLNIVVSDETAGTYNLIVSYGLCAGLTAPDEVVILMANLEAQILGDGDVEMCNGSSVVLTATAIGNGLEFEWYKDDILITGEKSENLVVSEDGEYKSKVTSDKGCSQMTDIVSVSYAQDNMGVHEDVINISVGEIAEFRAYGGVEYEWYRDGVLVYDESNTYAVSPQSNTSYQLKITNETGCEKVIVLKVIVEGLTAKDIRNLITPNGDGKNDVWTIPEGLAYSGDVEVTILTRQGSIVLQTVNYQNDWGGAYNGNLLPAATYFYVIKQKDKEPIMGSITLLR; this is encoded by the coding sequence ATGAAAAGATTTTTACTTTTTGGAGTATTAATTTTGATCTTCAATACAAGTTATTCGCAAACTATTTCTCAGCCAGATTTATGGTTTACAGATGCGTGTACAGGTAACCCTGTAGGTTTTAATTACGACGTTGGTTTTACTATACAAGGTACTTTCAACAGTGGATCTGAATTTGTTATAGAACTATCAGATAAGACGGGTGATTTTAGTTCGCCCACTGAGTTAACAAGAGTAGCTTATGTTGATGGGCAGTCTGATTATCCTGATAATATTGTTGTTTTTGATAATTCTTTGGTTGACGGAAATTCATATAAAATCCGCATAAGATCAACCAGTCCTGAAGTTTTTTCATCCGAGTCAGATAGTATAACTATTGTTTCTTCCGAAGAGCTTGTGATTACAGCCGATGGCGACACTTCTTTTTGTTCGGGTGGTTCGGTTACATTGCGATCGGATGCTAGTGTATTTCTTACCTGGTTCAAGGATGGGGTAGAGATTGTTGGGGAGAATTCATCAACTTTGTTGGTTACGGAATCAGGACAATACAGTATTAGAGCATTTTTGGGGATTTGTTATTCCGAGTCTAATATTATTGAGGTTGTTTCTACTAATGTGCCTACATCTGTGATTGATCCAAATATAAACCCTGAAATATGTTCTTCAGAGGAATTTACATTTAAAGCAAATAGTATAGATATAGATAATCCTGTATATACCTGGTATGATGAATCAAATAATGTTGTAGGTACAGGAGAGGAATTTACAACTGGAATAGCCGGTACTTATTACCTGGAAACTTCAAATCACGGAGCTTGTAGTGATGTTTCGGAACCTGTTACTTTAACTGTGTATGATGGTATAGCAGAAATTGAGCAAAGTAGCCCGATAAAATTGTGTGAGGGGAGTGATGTTGTATTAACATCTAAGGAGAAAAATACTGAATATATATATCATTGGTTTAAAGATGGTATAGAAATAATCCAGGGAATAGGACTTATAGAGTATTCAATACCCGGTTTAGAAATTAATAGGGGTAAATATCATTTAGAGGTAGAAACTCCTGCATGTAATGTGGCTTCTGCTGATGTTGAAGTTATAATAAAGGCAGTTCCTGTATTTTCTATTGTTGAAGGTGATCAGGATGGCTGTAAAGGAGATTGGATTACCCTGACATCATCGTTAGTTGATACGGAATATAATTATCAGTGGTATTATAAAAACAGTCCTCTTGTCGATTCAATCTCTACAAGTATTGATATAAATATTAGCACAGTAACAGAAGGTGATTATAAACTGGAGATGAACTTTGGCGGGGCGTGTCCCGTGATGTCGGATCCCGTTACTGTTGCAATGCACGATTTTGTAGCAGAAATTGAGCAATCAGGACCAATAGCTACTTGCGAAGGAACAGATGTAGTATTGTTGTCGAAAGAGACTAATGCAAGTTATACCTATCACTGGTTTAAGGATGGGGCGGAAGTAGCCCAGGGTGTGGGAATGTTGGAGTATACAGTTGCAGGCTTGGAGGCTAATAGTGGTAAGTACCACTTGGAAGTGGAAAGTCCTGCTTGTATTTATGCTTCAACCGGAGTTGATGTAAAAATTAAGGCAGTTCCTGTATTTTCGATAGTTGAAGGTGATCAGGATGGCTGTAAAGGAGATTGGATTACCCTGACATCATCGTTGGTTGATCCGGACTATGATTATCAATGGTATTTTAAAGGCAGTCCTCTTGTTGATTCAACCTCTACAAGTATTGATGTAAATATTAGCACAGTAACAGAAGGTGATTATAAACTGGAGATGAACTTCGGTGGAGCTTGTTCTGTGATGTCGGATCCTGTAACAATTGTAATGCACGATTTTGTTGCTGAGATAGAGCAAACAGGACCAATAGCTACTTGCGAAGGAACAGATGTGGTATTGTTGTCGAAAGAGACTAATGCAAGTTATACTTATCACTGGTTTAAGGATGGAACGGAAGTAGCTCAGGGCGTTGGAATGCATGAGTATACAGTAACCGGTTTTGAATGGAATAGTGGTAAATATCATCTGGAAGTAGAAAGCCCTTCATGTACATATATTTCAGAAGAAGTAGAAGTTGTGGTTAAGGCGGTTCCTTACTCCAAAATTATAGGTGAATTTGATGAGGAAAAATGTGAGGGAAGCGAAATAACTCTTCAGTCGGAATTAGATGATCCTGATTATACATACGAATGGTATTTTGAAGGCAAGCTGATTAGTGGTGCGAACACATCTGATCTTAATATTGTGGTTTCCGATGAAACTGCCGGAACCTATAATCTCATAGTCTCATATGGTTTGTGTGCCGGCCTTACAGCTCCTGATGAAGTTGTAATCCTGATGGCAAATCTGGAAGCTCAAATCTTGGGAGATGGAGATGTGGAAATGTGTAATGGAAGTAGTGTTGTATTAACTGCAACTGCTATAGGAAATGGATTAGAATTTGAATGGTATAAGGACGATATATTGATTACAGGAGAGAAATCAGAGAATCTTGTCGTTTCCGAAGATGGAGAATATAAGTCGAAAGTTACGTCAGATAAGGGATGTTCTCAAATGACAGATATTGTGAGTGTTTCATATGCTCAGGATAATATGGGTGTTCATGAGGATGTGATTAATATTTCTGTAGGTGAGATTGCTGAGTTTAGAGCATATGGCGGAGTTGAATATGAGTGGTATAGGGATGGAGTTTTAGTATATGATGAAAGTAATACTTATGCGGTTTCTCCACAAAGTAATACAAGCTACCAGCTTAAAATTACTAATGAAACCGGTTGTGAAAAAGTGATCGTTTTAAAGGTTATTGTTGAAGGACTGACAGCAAAAGATATTCGAAATTTGATTACTCCCAATGGCGATGGTAAAAATGATGTTTGGACAATTCCTGAGGGCTTAGCTTACTCTGGAGATGTAGAGGTAACTATCCTGACCCGACAGGGATCAATCGTCCTGCAAACGGTAAATTATCAGAATGACTGGGGAGGGGCATACAACGGTAATCTTTTACCTGCGGCAACTTATTTCTATGTTATAAAGCAAAAGGATAAAGAGCCTATTATGGGGTCGATAACTTTATTAAGATAA
- a CDS encoding PorP/SprF family type IX secretion system membrane protein, with protein MIRFLRKKLLTVIALVMLFGVAEAQQLPIYNQFNYNQFVYNPALSGVDTEIPVFTMMHRNQWTGVDGAPETSLISFNGIMSDKNVGYAAYLYNDISGILRTTSAYGNYSFSFDVVDDFRIALGLSAGIINKGLNVARANVDDRSDPALGDYTAGKTVFDFNAGINLSYMNFDFGFAVPQLFAQPIDYAQNLGDNSVVYKLDRHFVGSLKYTYDFEIASLGKLGKEASLVPQVITRVVSNVPVQVDAHLMLELRQLGWIGAGYRTDMGPMANLGVNLTDDLSAGYAYEFNVSNVSSQLGSTHELSLIYKLGGAKRLMDKVQIELEQLKKEEIELMNQMEERMIRRMDSIAEALRNDIVINANKLISHNETLESEGLDYLEEDDLSTTASNVVAGSKGFYIVAGVFAYRKNAEAINNKLASEGYDVEYFYNKANRYYYVFLRKYKTYEQASKLRKNNINGTYFDELWIKEVK; from the coding sequence ATGATACGATTTTTACGTAAAAAATTATTAACTGTTATTGCTTTAGTGATGCTTTTTGGAGTTGCTGAGGCTCAACAATTACCGATATACAATCAGTTTAATTATAATCAGTTTGTGTATAATCCTGCATTATCAGGTGTTGATACCGAAATTCCTGTATTTACTATGATGCACCGAAATCAGTGGACGGGAGTTGATGGTGCACCGGAAACATCACTGATCTCTTTCAACGGTATCATGTCCGATAAGAATGTTGGTTATGCAGCCTATCTTTATAATGATATATCCGGGATTCTTCGTACAACATCTGCTTATGGGAATTACTCTTTCAGTTTCGATGTTGTCGATGATTTTAGAATAGCTTTGGGTTTGAGTGCCGGAATAATAAATAAAGGCCTTAATGTAGCCAGGGCAAATGTAGATGATCGGTCAGATCCTGCTTTAGGAGATTATACAGCAGGTAAAACTGTATTCGACTTCAATGCCGGAATAAATCTTTCGTATATGAACTTCGACTTTGGCTTTGCAGTTCCTCAGTTATTTGCCCAACCAATAGATTATGCCCAAAATCTTGGAGATAATTCTGTTGTTTACAAGTTGGATCGTCATTTTGTAGGGTCGTTGAAGTATACCTACGATTTTGAAATTGCTTCATTGGGAAAGCTAGGGAAAGAAGCCAGTTTAGTGCCACAGGTTATAACGCGTGTTGTTTCAAATGTTCCGGTGCAGGTTGATGCTCATTTAATGTTAGAGTTGAGGCAACTGGGATGGATCGGAGCAGGTTACAGAACAGATATGGGGCCAATGGCTAATTTGGGGGTAAATCTTACTGACGACCTTTCAGCAGGATATGCCTATGAGTTTAATGTGTCAAATGTATCCAGTCAGCTTGGATCAACACATGAGTTGTCGTTGATTTATAAACTTGGAGGAGCGAAAAGATTGATGGATAAGGTTCAAATAGAATTGGAGCAATTAAAGAAAGAGGAAATAGAGCTTATGAATCAAATGGAAGAACGTATGATTCGTCGTATGGATTCTATTGCTGAAGCTCTCCGAAATGATATTGTTATAAATGCAAATAAGCTAATTAGTCATAATGAGACGCTGGAATCTGAAGGCCTGGATTATTTAGAAGAGGATGATCTTTCTACTACAGCGAGTAATGTTGTTGCCGGTAGTAAAGGTTTTTATATAGTGGCTGGAGTATTTGCTTATCGAAAAAATGCTGAGGCCATTAATAACAAGCTCGCATCGGAAGGCTATGATGTTGAATATTTCTATAATAAGGCAAACAGATATTACTATGTGTTCCTTCGAAAATATAAAACATATGAGCAGGCTTCAAAGCTGAGAAAGAATAATATTAACGGTACTTATTTCGATGAATTGTGGATAAAGGAAGTTAAATAG
- a CDS encoding rod shape-determining protein, with amino-acid sequence MGFFDFMTEDIAIDLGTANTLIIHNDKVVVDSPSIVAIDRTTNKVIAVGRDASQMQGKTHEDIKTIRPLKDGVIADFQASEYMIREMIKSIPGIRKKLFTPSLRMVICIPSGITEVEKRAVRDSAEHANAKEIHMIQEPMAAAIGIGIDVTQPKGNMIIDIGGGTTEVAVIALGGIVSDKSIKVAGDIFTGDISYYMRTQHNLYVGERTAEKIKIEIGSAVPELENPPEPMNVQGRDLLTGKPKQITITYQEIAKSLDKSILRVEDAVMEALSSTPPELSADIYNTGIYLAGGGSMLRGLDRRISQKTELPVFIAEDPLRAVVRGTGIALKNIDKFNFLLK; translated from the coding sequence ATGGGTTTTTTCGATTTCATGACTGAAGATATAGCCATCGACCTGGGTACAGCTAACACTCTAATCATTCACAATGACAAAGTAGTAGTTGACAGCCCCTCAATTGTAGCTATTGACAGAACTACAAATAAAGTAATTGCAGTTGGTAGAGATGCTAGCCAGATGCAGGGTAAAACCCACGAAGACATCAAAACTATACGTCCTCTTAAAGATGGGGTTATTGCTGATTTCCAGGCTTCGGAATACATGATCAGAGAGATGATCAAAAGTATACCGGGTATAAGAAAAAAGCTTTTCACTCCTTCACTAAGAATGGTGATTTGTATACCTTCGGGGATAACGGAAGTAGAAAAACGTGCTGTACGAGATTCTGCAGAACATGCTAACGCAAAAGAAATACACATGATTCAGGAACCAATGGCTGCAGCTATTGGTATTGGAATTGACGTTACCCAGCCAAAAGGGAATATGATAATTGATATAGGAGGTGGTACTACCGAAGTTGCTGTAATTGCTCTTGGAGGTATTGTTTCGGATAAATCAATAAAAGTTGCGGGTGATATTTTCACCGGCGACATCAGTTATTATATGCGTACTCAACACAACCTTTATGTTGGTGAACGTACAGCAGAAAAAATTAAAATAGAAATAGGATCTGCAGTTCCGGAATTAGAAAACCCACCTGAACCGATGAATGTTCAGGGTAGAGACTTACTTACCGGAAAACCTAAGCAAATTACAATAACATATCAGGAAATTGCGAAATCACTTGATAAGTCTATTTTAAGAGTAGAAGATGCTGTTATGGAAGCATTATCTTCAACTCCACCCGAACTATCTGCCGACATATACAACACCGGCATATATTTAGCCGGTGGTGGATCTATGCTTCGAGGACTGGACAGACGTATCTCTCAAAAAACCGAATTACCAGTATTTATTGCTGAAGATCCGTTGAGAGCGGTTGTTAGAGGAACCGGTATAGCCCTAAAAAATATCGATAAATTCAATTTTCTTTTAAAATAA
- a CDS encoding GAF domain-containing protein — translation MNTSNYKSEINKIIESDLELEMKLQNICNLLKNEIDHYNWVGFYFKNGNKNELKLSKFSGAPTDHTIIPFGKGICGQVALSNDTFVVQDVAEQDNYIACSIDVKSEIVVPIFVNGENIGQIDIDSHILNPFSKEDEELLSYVCEQISKQMEPIPYPDINILFE, via the coding sequence ATGAATACGAGTAACTATAAATCTGAAATTAATAAGATCATCGAATCTGATCTAGAGCTTGAAATGAAATTGCAAAATATATGCAATCTTCTTAAAAACGAAATAGATCACTATAACTGGGTAGGCTTCTACTTTAAAAATGGAAACAAAAACGAATTAAAACTTTCTAAATTTTCAGGAGCCCCAACGGATCATACAATTATTCCATTCGGAAAAGGAATCTGCGGACAGGTAGCTCTAAGCAATGACACTTTTGTCGTTCAGGATGTAGCCGAACAAGACAACTATATAGCATGTAGTATAGATGTGAAATCAGAAATTGTAGTGCCTATTTTCGTTAATGGAGAAAATATTGGTCAAATAGATATTGACTCGCACATTTTAAATCCTTTTTCCAAAGAAGATGAAGAATTGCTTAGTTACGTATGTGAACAAATCTCGAAACAAATGGAGCCAATACCGTATCCCGATATCAATATCCTGTTCGAATAG
- the mreC gene encoding rod shape-determining protein MreC, protein MQQLLFFLAKKKHFFLFLFIQLITLWLTIQNQDYHRAKFVNSTGNFVGSIYSLANNWDSYIGLKQENQKLLEENAKLHSMLLSSMFEIEKNYINISDSSSAKFIQKYNFTDAEIINNSFRNRNNHITLNKGRVHGIQPENGVISTNGIVGIVESVGKNYSSIISVLNKNLQINAKLKNSNYFGSLSWPGNDRNTFILSDIPKEAQFNIGDTITTGGFSTIFPAGINIGTVENFEIPIGQNYYEIIVKSFVDYANIKSVYIVKNLHKSEINNIKEDKSDK, encoded by the coding sequence ATGCAGCAATTGCTTTTTTTTCTTGCAAAGAAGAAACACTTTTTTTTGTTCCTTTTCATTCAATTGATTACCCTCTGGTTAACTATCCAAAACCAGGATTACCACAGGGCTAAATTCGTGAATTCAACAGGTAACTTTGTTGGATCGATCTACAGCCTGGCAAACAACTGGGACTCTTATATAGGTCTTAAACAAGAGAACCAAAAACTGCTCGAAGAAAATGCAAAACTACATTCCATGCTATTATCTTCGATGTTTGAAATAGAAAAAAACTACATAAACATCAGTGATTCAAGTTCTGCTAAATTCATTCAAAAATATAACTTTACAGATGCTGAAATCATAAACAATTCTTTTCGCAACAGAAATAATCACATAACTCTCAATAAAGGAAGAGTACACGGAATACAACCCGAAAACGGAGTCATTTCGACCAATGGGATTGTAGGAATAGTTGAAAGTGTAGGAAAAAACTATTCAAGTATTATATCGGTTCTCAATAAAAACCTACAAATAAATGCCAAATTAAAAAACTCTAACTATTTTGGTTCTCTTTCATGGCCCGGGAACGATAGAAATACATTTATATTAAGCGACATACCCAAAGAGGCACAATTTAATATAGGCGACACAATAACTACAGGAGGTTTCTCTACAATCTTCCCTGCCGGAATAAACATTGGAACTGTCGAAAATTTCGAGATCCCGATAGGTCAAAATTATTATGAAATTATAGTAAAGTCATTTGTTGACTATGCAAATATAAAGTCAGTATACATAGTTAAAAATCTTCATAAAAGCGAGATAAACAATATCAAGGAGGATAAATCTGATAAATGA
- the purH gene encoding bifunctional phosphoribosylaminoimidazolecarboxamide formyltransferase/IMP cyclohydrolase, protein MGDIKKAKGALISVFHKDGLEPIVRKLHENNVTIYSTGGTQKFINDLGIDVVPVEDLTSYPSILGGRVKTLHPKVFGGILSRRDFEGDVEQVKEYNIPSIDIVIVDLYPFEKTVESGASEADIIEKIDIGGISLIRAAAKNFKDVLIVSEMKQYGEVYNILSEQNGSTSLEQRKSFASKAFNVSSHYDSAIFNYFNKDEKKEVLKISETNANVLRYGENPHQKGIFYGDLEAMFDKLHGKELSYNNLLDVDGSVNLMAEFKDDDPTFAILKHNNACGLATRNTIKQAYIDALAGDPVSAFGGVLISNSEIDLETAEEINKLFCEVVIAPSYKNEALDILKSKKNRIILVQKNIELPSKQVRTILNGILEQEKDSITDTKEDLKPVTNIRPTDKDIEDLLFASKICKHTKSNTIVLAKNKQLIASGTGQTSRIDALNQAIHKAKSFEFDLNGAAMASDAFFPFPDAVETANKAGIHSVIQPGGSIKDQLSIDYCNENDMPMVFTGTRHFKH, encoded by the coding sequence ATGGGCGACATAAAAAAAGCTAAAGGAGCACTAATCTCGGTATTTCACAAGGATGGATTAGAGCCAATTGTCAGAAAATTGCATGAAAACAACGTAACAATATATTCCACAGGCGGTACACAAAAATTCATAAACGACCTTGGAATCGATGTTGTTCCGGTAGAAGATCTTACTTCATACCCTTCAATTTTGGGAGGTAGAGTGAAAACTCTTCACCCAAAAGTTTTCGGTGGAATTTTATCAAGAAGAGATTTTGAAGGTGATGTAGAGCAGGTAAAAGAATACAATATTCCATCTATTGACATTGTAATTGTTGATCTGTATCCATTCGAAAAAACAGTAGAATCAGGTGCTTCTGAAGCAGATATTATTGAAAAAATAGATATTGGAGGTATTTCCCTTATAAGAGCTGCTGCCAAAAACTTCAAAGATGTACTCATTGTTTCTGAAATGAAACAGTATGGGGAAGTTTACAATATTCTTTCTGAACAAAATGGAAGTACTTCGCTAGAGCAAAGAAAGAGTTTTGCATCTAAAGCATTCAATGTATCTTCTCATTACGACAGTGCAATATTCAACTACTTCAATAAAGATGAAAAAAAAGAAGTACTGAAAATCAGCGAAACGAACGCTAATGTTCTGCGCTATGGAGAAAACCCACATCAAAAAGGTATTTTCTATGGCGATTTAGAAGCTATGTTCGACAAACTACACGGAAAAGAATTGTCGTATAACAACCTTTTAGATGTAGACGGATCTGTTAATTTAATGGCTGAATTTAAGGACGACGATCCTACATTTGCTATTTTAAAACACAACAATGCATGTGGTCTGGCTACACGAAATACAATAAAGCAGGCATACATTGATGCCTTAGCGGGCGATCCGGTTTCTGCATTTGGAGGTGTTCTTATATCAAACTCTGAAATTGATTTAGAAACTGCCGAAGAAATAAATAAGCTTTTTTGTGAAGTTGTAATAGCTCCTTCATACAAAAATGAAGCGCTTGATATTCTAAAATCTAAGAAAAACAGAATTATACTAGTTCAAAAGAATATTGAACTGCCATCAAAACAGGTTCGAACTATTCTAAATGGTATTTTAGAACAAGAAAAAGATAGTATAACGGATACTAAAGAAGACTTAAAACCTGTTACTAACATAAGACCAACAGATAAAGATATTGAAGACTTATTATTTGCTTCTAAAATTTGCAAACACACTAAATCTAACACAATAGTACTTGCAAAGAACAAGCAGTTAATAGCTTCGGGAACGGGACAAACATCGCGAATTGATGCTTTAAATCAAGCCATACACAAGGCAAAATCATTTGAATTTGACTTAAATGGAGCAGCCATGGCTTCTGATGCATTTTTCCCATTCCCTGATGCGGTGGAAACAGCAAACAAAGCCGGAATTCACTCAGTAATCCAACCTGGCGGTTCTATTAAAGATCAGCTTTCGATCGATTACTGTAATGAAAACGATATGCCAATGGTTTTCACAGGAACAAGACATTTTAAACACTAA
- the xrtF gene encoding exosortase family protein XrtF, whose product MFKRNKPAIVFLLKFVIVYASLSAVYSYYLSTYEQGEIPEVDAFTYEVAEESSDLAKLFGFESSIEINDDEASVKFLFDGFYRVKIVEGCNGLSVMILFLAFIVAFGGRLRDKLFFIPLGIALIHISNIVRLTWLTYIYVYYYDYAQAFHDYVFPSIIYGMVFVLWVVWVNYFAFRVKKVNIYEK is encoded by the coding sequence ATGTTTAAACGTAATAAACCTGCTATAGTATTCTTATTGAAGTTTGTTATTGTATACGCTTCTTTGTCTGCAGTGTATTCATATTATTTGTCGACATATGAACAGGGTGAGATTCCTGAAGTCGATGCATTTACATATGAAGTTGCTGAGGAAAGTTCTGATTTGGCAAAGTTATTCGGTTTCGAAAGTTCAATTGAGATAAATGACGATGAGGCTTCTGTAAAGTTTTTGTTCGATGGCTTTTATCGGGTTAAGATTGTGGAAGGATGTAATGGTTTATCTGTGATGATATTGTTTCTTGCTTTTATAGTAGCTTTTGGTGGCAGGTTAAGAGATAAGTTGTTTTTTATTCCTTTAGGAATAGCCCTCATACATATCTCTAATATAGTGCGCCTTACCTGGCTGACATATATATATGTGTATTACTATGATTATGCACAGGCGTTTCACGATTATGTTTTTCCTTCAATAATTTACGGGATGGTTTTTGTTCTTTGGGTTGTTTGGGTTAATTACTTTGCTTTTAGGGTTAAGAAGGTAAACATATATGAAAAATGA
- a CDS encoding ABC transporter permease, with protein MILLRIFKESVLFALHALVTNKLRTFLSLLGVTIGIFAIISVLSAVDSLETNIRSELASLGDDVVYVQKWPWGEGGAEWWKYMNRPEATYKDYQKLTSNFNKADAVAMAVYPPSQTVKYKNNSVSEVQVIPISYTFQDFGAMDLSSGRYFSHTESNNGSNVALIGAEISKGLFESSDPLGKYIKVFGRKIRVIGVFEKEGSSLLNNSKDQRVYVPLNFIRKQYNLNEGRLGSYIMVRPKEGIGIEQLKDELTGAMRSIRRLRPREKDNFALNELSVLSSGLDEFFGVLNIAGILIGGFSILVGGFGIANIMFVSVKERTNIIGIQKSLGAKNYFILSQFLVESVVLALLGGLFGLGMVFGLTFMASEFAEMEIFLGVKNIIVGIAISVSIGLIAGIIPAWMGAKMNPVDAIRTGY; from the coding sequence ATGATATTGCTTCGAATTTTTAAGGAAAGTGTGCTCTTTGCCCTACATGCATTGGTGACAAATAAGCTTAGAACCTTTTTGTCTTTGCTAGGGGTTACAATAGGTATTTTTGCAATTATTTCTGTGTTGTCGGCAGTTGATTCACTGGAAACTAATATTCGTTCCGAACTTGCAAGTCTTGGAGATGACGTTGTTTATGTGCAAAAATGGCCTTGGGGAGAAGGTGGTGCAGAATGGTGGAAATATATGAATAGGCCTGAAGCTACCTATAAAGATTATCAAAAGTTGACAAGTAATTTTAATAAGGCCGATGCTGTAGCAATGGCTGTTTATCCACCTTCACAAACAGTTAAGTATAAAAATAACTCTGTTAGCGAAGTGCAGGTTATTCCTATTTCTTATACTTTTCAGGACTTTGGGGCAATGGATTTGTCTAGTGGAAGGTATTTTTCACACACTGAATCAAATAACGGGAGTAATGTGGCTTTAATTGGGGCCGAAATATCTAAAGGGCTTTTTGAGAGTAGTGATCCTCTGGGAAAATATATTAAAGTTTTTGGAAGAAAGATAAGAGTGATAGGAGTTTTTGAAAAGGAAGGTTCGTCATTGCTCAATAATTCAAAAGACCAAAGAGTTTATGTGCCGTTGAATTTTATCAGGAAGCAGTATAACCTTAACGAGGGCAGATTGGGAAGTTATATTATGGTTCGACCCAAAGAAGGGATAGGAATTGAGCAGCTTAAGGATGAGTTAACGGGGGCAATGAGATCGATAAGAAGATTGCGTCCAAGAGAAAAGGATAATTTTGCATTGAATGAATTGTCAGTTTTATCAAGTGGTTTAGATGAATTCTTTGGGGTGTTAAATATTGCAGGAATTTTAATTGGAGGTTTTTCAATTTTGGTCGGAGGATTTGGTATAGCCAATATTATGTTTGTTTCGGTTAAGGAGAGAACTAATATTATTGGTATACAAAAGTCGCTTGGAGCAAAAAACTATTTTATTTTATCTCAATTTTTAGTGGAGTCGGTTGTTTTGGCTTTACTGGGTGGTTTATTTGGTCTTGGAATGGTTTTTGGGTTGACATTTATGGCGAGTGAATTTGCAGAGATGGAAATTTTCCTGGGAGTAAAAAATATAATTGTAGGTATCGCTATCTCTGTTAGTATCGGCCTCATAGCGGGAATAATTCCTGCCTGGATGGGTGCAAAAATGAACCCTGTTGATGCTATTCGAACAGGATATTGA
- a CDS encoding rod shape-determining protein MreD: MNNINFGGYINPQIYILYVFLFPYYNKHLGYFLLSSFFLGISIDFFMNSGGINAFSITLIAYLRQKIFNIIMGNQEAGEKYSIREVPFSKSLTYVFSLTLIHHIALFWLENFSFDELKSMFFRIILSTIYSTILLLLSLSLFLRKNKL, encoded by the coding sequence ATGAATAACATTAATTTTGGAGGATATATCAACCCACAGATATATATTCTTTATGTTTTTTTATTCCCTTACTACAACAAACATTTAGGGTATTTTCTTCTCAGTAGTTTCTTCCTTGGAATATCAATCGATTTCTTCATGAATTCGGGAGGAATAAATGCTTTCTCAATAACCTTGATAGCATATTTAAGACAGAAAATATTTAATATCATAATGGGGAATCAGGAAGCAGGTGAAAAATATTCTATACGTGAAGTACCCTTTTCAAAATCATTAACTTACGTTTTTTCATTAACATTAATTCATCACATTGCTTTATTTTGGTTAGAAAACTTTAGCTTTGACGAACTAAAAAGCATGTTTTTTAGAATTATTTTAAGTACAATATACTCAACTATATTGCTTCTTCTCTCTCTTTCGTTATTTTTACGAAAAAATAAACTTTAA